In Nocardioides bizhenqiangii, the DNA window ACGGTCAGGGCGCGGCCGATCGTGAAGAGCAGGCTCGGACCCGGCACCTGGATGAAGAGGATCGAGGCGACGACGAAGGCGAGCCATTGGCTGGACGACGGCACGCGGCGATCATCTCAGTCGGTGCCGACAGCGAGCCAGCCGTTAATCCCGACCCGGCTCATCCGTACGCCGACCCGGCTCGTTTGAACGGGCCGGGTCGGCGTACAGATGCGACGGGTCGGCGTACAGATGCGACGGGTGGGGGGCTACGGGGCTTCGCCGGCCTCGATCTGCTGGGCGAGGTACTGCTGGACGCCGACACGGTCGATCGCGTCGAGCTGGCTCTCGAACCAGTCGGCGTGCTTCTCCTCGTCGCGGACCATCTCCTCGAAGACCGCCGCCGATCCGTGGTCGCCGAGTTCGTGGCACTCCTTGGCGGACGCGTTGAACTGGGCGACCGCTGCCTGCTCGCTCTCCAGCGCCAACCGGAGCATCTCCTCGGCGCTCTCGCCGACCGTGATCGCGTTGAGCTTCTGCACGTTCGGGTGACCGTCGAACATGAGGATCCGGTTGATGATGTCGTCGGCGTCCTTCATCTCGTCGATCGACAGCTCGTAGAACACCTTCCCCAGCTTGGAGAGCCCCCAGTTGTCGAGCATCCGGGCGTGCAGGAAGTAGGTGTTGGTGACGGTGAGCTCGAAGGTCAGGGCGTCGTTGAAGAGCTCGATGATCCGAGGACTAACTGGCTGCACCGTCTACCTCCGGGGAGTTGTGGTTCGTGAAGGCCGATCGTGGCACCTCCACCCCCGCCTTAGGCCAGACTCAGACCGAAACCAGCGACGTCAGCTGGCTGCACCGTCCGCAATGAGAAGTGCGTCCTGCCGCGCATGGTGCTCGCACACCAGTGCCTTCACCGTGAAGATGCAGGAACCGCAGTCCTGGGCGGCTCCGGTCGTCCGGCACACGGCGCTGACCGAGCGGGCACCGTCGGCGAGCGCGGCGTCGATCGCGCGGTCGCTGACCACCCGGCACTGGCAGACGATCACGCCGACTCCTGGGTTTGCTTAGGCTTGCCTGACTCAACTCAGGGTAACCTAAGCCGCCGTGCCTGAGAACAGTGGCACTCGTCACTCGCGCCAGCCACTAGGGTCGGCGCCCGTGAGCACCTACGCCGTCACCGGCGCCGCCAGCGGCATGGGTCGCGCCGTCGCCGAGAAGCTGACCGCTGCCGGTCACACGGTGATCGACGTCGACATCGCCGAGGCCACCGTCCAGGCCGACCTGTCCACGCCGGTCGGCCGCCGCGAGGCTGCGGCTGCAGTGCTCGAGCGGTGTGGCGGGCGGCTCGACGGCGCGGTGATGGCCGCGGGCCTCGGTCCGGCGCCCGGCAGGGAACGGCCGCGCCT includes these proteins:
- a CDS encoding (2Fe-2S)-binding protein, with the translated sequence MIVCQCRVVSDRAIDAALADGARSVSAVCRTTGAAQDCGSCIFTVKALVCEHHARQDALLIADGAAS
- the bfr gene encoding bacterioferritin, with product MQPVSPRIIELFNDALTFELTVTNTYFLHARMLDNWGLSKLGKVFYELSIDEMKDADDIINRILMFDGHPNVQKLNAITVGESAEEMLRLALESEQAAVAQFNASAKECHELGDHGSAAVFEEMVRDEEKHADWFESQLDAIDRVGVQQYLAQQIEAGEAP